The genomic interval CAGGCCGAGGCGGCGGCGCCTGGCCAGCGCCAGCACCGGCGCCACCGGGTAGACCCGGAAGCCGCACATCGAGTCGCGGATCGCGAGCGACAGCGTGTTGATCCAGACCCAGACGTGGGTCAGGTAGCGGGCGTACAGGCGCAGCGCCGGCACCGACTCGTCGTACACCGGGCAACCGGCGACGACGGCCTGCGGTTTGGCGCGCGCCGCGTCGAGGAAGCGCGGAATGTCGGCAACGGCATGCTGGCCATCGGCGTCGACCTGCAGCACGTGGGTGTACCCATCGCGCGCGGCACGGGCGAAACCGGTCAGCACCGCCCCGCCCTTGCCCCGGTTGACTGCGTGGCGCTCCAGCACCACATCCTGCGGATGCGCCGCCGCCAGCTCGTCGAGCACGGCCGCGCAGGCGCTTGAGCTGCCATCGTCGACCAGGATCACGGGCATGCCGTGCGCGCGCACCTGCTGCAGCACCTTGCCGATCGCGTGCTCGTGGTTGTAGACCGGGATGACGACGCAAGCCTTGAACATGTCAGCCAGCCTTCGAGAAGCGCAGCAGCGAGTGGCAGTAGCCGATGTTGTCGCGCGCGGTCACCAGTTCCAGGCCGGCGGCCTTGGCCAGGCGCACGTAGTCTTCGCTTTCGTAGACCTTGCTGTTGCCGCTGGCGATGTTGTTGAAGTAGGGCGAGGTGTTGATCAGGCAGTAGGAGGCGATGTCGTAGCGCTGGCGGTCCCAGAAGGTGTCCATCACCAGCACCTGGCCGTTCGGCGCCAGGGCCGCGGCCACGCGGCGGAAGATGCTGGCGATGGCCTCTTCCGAGAAGCAGCTCAGGAATTGGCTCATCCAGATCAGGTCCATGCCTTCCGGCAGGGTCGCGGCATGATCGAGCAGGTTGGTCGGGTGCAGGCTGGCGCGCTCGCGCAGGCCCGCTTCCTGCAGCGCCTTCTCGGCCACGGCCAGCTGGCCCGGCAGGTCGACCAGATGCAGCTTCACGCCCGCGTTGGCGCCGAGCGCGGCCAGGGTGAACTTGCCGGTATTGGCGCCGATGTCCATCACGCGCTTCGGTGCGGTGGCGAAGACGTCGGGCATGATGTCCGGGAAGGAGGTATCCGAATAGAAGTGGTCGAAGGCGAACCAGCTCGAACGCGCCGGCTCGGGCAGCTGCGACAGGCCTTCATAGACGGTCGGCCATTCGCCGAACACCTTCAGGCCCAGCGGCTTTTCCGCGTCCAGCGACTGCTCGAACTTGAACATGCCTTCGTAGCAGACATCGTGGGTGAAATCGATGTTGATCTGGGTGATCGGGTCGGTCAGGACGACGAAGCCGGCCTTGTCGAGCGAATAGCGGCCGTCAATGAGGTAGACCACGCCGGCGGACAGGCAGGTTTCGAGCACCATCTTGAGAGCGTAGGCCGTCCATTTCCCGGTGCCGGCCAGTTCGTCGACCGACAGGCCGGTCTCGCCGGCGTCGGCGATCGCCTGCAGCATGCCGCGCTTCCACGCGTAGCGCACGCACTGGAATACGACGGGCCCGAAGGCAATCTTCTGCGCTTCGAAACGGGCTTCGAACGCGCTCTGGCGCTCCGGCGAAAACTTCTTGTTCAACATGCTGATCCAGGTCCTAAACAGAATGAGAGATAAGGATGCGGCCACTCGCATGCGCGCCGGCATCGGAAAAATAACGGAAGTTCAGGCTGCCCTTGGCAGCATCGAACACGAGTTCCAGCTGTACCGGTTGCCCGGGCTTGACCATTTGCTGGAACTTCAGGGCATTGATGCCGCCGAAGGTCCCTGACAGGCCCAGGTGGTGGCGGCCGTAATGCAGCGCCCAGTCCACCTGCACCACACCCGGCAGCACCGGGGCGACGTCGAAGTGACCGTCGAAATACAGCAGGTCGGCGGGCACGGTCAGTTCCAGCAGCGCGCGCGCGCCGGCTTCCTCGAGCACGCGCACCTGCGGAAAGCGCGGGCGCGCTTCCTGGCCCTTTTGTTCGCCCACCTGCGCTCCCAGCAGCGCCAGCAACTGCGCCTGGGTGGTTTTGCCCTGCGCGTTGACCGGCATGCGCTCGAGGTAGCGCCAGCGGCGCGGCAGCGCGACCGCTTCGGTGCACGCGGCGAGCACGCTGCGCAGGCGGGCGTTCATGGCCGCCTTACCTTCCGGGGCGAGCAGCGCGGCGCCCTCTTCGCTGGGCACGACAAAGGCGGCCAGCGACTGGCGCGCGCGCTCCGGACAGGCCAGCACGCGCGCCTCCAGCACCAGCGGCGAGGCTTTCAGGGCTGCTTCCATGGCGTCGAGCGAGACGCGCTTTTCCTCGATCTTGACGATGCGGTCCGCACGGCCGCGCAGGACGAATTGTCCCTGCCCGGCTGGCTCGACACGATCGGCGAGGCGCTGTAGTCCGCCGGCAGGCGTCGACCGCACTTCCAGCAGGCCGTCCTCGCCAGCCTGCCATTGCACGCCGTCGAACGGCGTCCACTCTTCCCGCGCGCTCCCGCTACGCTGGCGCCAGGCCACCCCGCCGGTCTCCGAGCTGCCATAGACCTCGACCGGCGCCTGGCCCAGCAGCGTGCGCGCGTGCAGCGCCGCATCAAGATCGAGCATGCCGCCCGACGAAAACACGGCACGCAGCGCGCGCGCACGCCGGCCCAGTCCAGGTGCGCCGGCAGGCGCTTGATGCGCGGGGCTGGCCAGCAGCAGGCTGTCGCGCAGGCGCAGCGCGGGCACCAGCGTTTCCGGGAACTCGTGGCGCAGCGCCTCGACCGGACGGCCGCAAGCGAGCGGCCACAGCACCCTGAACAGCAGTCCGTAGATGTGCTGGTGCGACACTGTCGAGACGACCGCCGCGCCGGCGATGCGCGCACCGAACTGCGCTTCCAGCACCTCGACTTCCGTGATCAGTTGCACATACTGCTTGCGGATCGGCGCCGGCGCGCCGGTACTGCCCGAGGTGTACACGACCAGCGCGGGATAGTCGGGCGCGGGAGTGGCCCAGGCGCCAGCCCAGTCGTCGCCCGGCAGCGGCAATTGCGGCGCGCAGGCGGACGGAAACTGGCCCCAGAAGGCGCCCACTTCACCCTCGAGCGCAGTGCAGCTTGCCGGCAGCGTATCGGCCACCAGCCAGACTGTTTTGCCCGCAAGCCAGGCGCCGACGAGCGCGGCGCCGAATTCCAGGCTGTCGTCGAGATACAGGGCGACATCGCGGGCCTCGGTGCGCCGGCCGAGGGCCGCCCAGGCGCGCACGCGGCCGAGGAAGTCGCCATGGCGCACGAGCGCGCTCTCGCGCCAGCCAGCCAGGGCCGCTTGCGGGCGCTCCGCGAGTCGGGGAAAACAGATCAAGCATGATTCAGCCGTTTGAAACGCATGCGCAGCAGGAATTCACCGCCGAACATCAGGCCCATCAGCACGTAGGAGACGACGCCCGTGTAGAGCGACCAGACGGCTTCCGGGGAAAACAGGGCGGTGCCCAGGCAGATCGCGCCATTGAAGACGAAGAAAACGCACCAGGCTTGCGTCACGCGGCGGGTGTAGGCCACGCCCGCCGGCGGCAGGTCGGGCTCGCGCAGGCGCGCCAGCCGTTCCACCATCGAAGGACCCGACAGCAGGCTATAGCCGAATGCCGCCAGCAGCGCGCCGTTGACCAGCACCGGATACAGCTTCAGGGGCAGGACCGCGTTGGACGCGACCGCGACACCGGCGAGGGCCAGGCCGCCCGCGGCCGACCAGCGCGCCGCCGCATTGAGCTTCAATGCGGGCAGGCGCGTGGCCACCGTCAGGAGCAGCAGGCCGGCGAGCCAGCGCGGCTCGACGATACCGTGGCCGAACCAGATGGCCAGCGGGTACACCAGCGTCAGGACGGCGGTCAGGACGTTCCACAGCACGACTTCAGGCCGCCTGCTCTTCCGCCAGGCCGGCCAGCGCGTCGACCACGTCGTCGATCGTGCGGATGGTCTTGAACACTTCCGGCTGCAGGCGCTTGCCGGTCATCTGCTTGAGTTTCACCGCGAGGTCGACGGCGTCGATGCTGTCGATATCGAGGTCGGCGTACAGGTTCGAGGACGGGGTCAGTTCGTCGCGGTCGAGTTCGAACATCTCGGCCAGCAGGTCGGCGACCCAGACGAACAGTTCATCGCGGTTCATGTCGTTAATGGCTACCATGGCCTTGTCCTTTATTTCTTGCGGTTGGCTTCGATCATCGCAGCGAGTGCGCGAACCGAAGCGAAATGACGGCGGGTTTCCTGCGATTCTGCCGACAGCGTGATGCCATAACGCTTCTGCAGCGCCACGCCGATCTCGAGTGCGTCGATCGAGTCCAGGCCCAGGCCTTCGACGAACAGCGGTGCTTCGCTGTCGATGTCGGCTGGGGTGATGTCTTCGAGCTGGAGGACATCGATGATCAGTTCTTTCACTTCCTGTTCAAGCATGGTGCTGGCCTTTTTTCATAAAATAGTGTTGCAGGTATTCGGTGAGGCGGCGGGCCGCCACCACGTCGGTGATGCCGGGACCGGTGAAATGTTCGATCGCGATGTCGTCCTTCACTTCGATCCGGAAGTTCGCCTGGCGCGGCGGCACATGCCACCACTTGTCGCCCTTGCCGAGCGTGGCCGGCTCGCAGTCGATCAGCACCGGCGTGACCGCCTGGGTGCCACGCACGGCGATGTTGGCGGCGCCGCGCTTGAGTTCCATGACGCCATCGCGCGGCGTGCGCGTCCCTTCCGGGAACACGATCAGGTTGCCGCCCGCGCGCAGCGATGCGATGCAGTCCTGCACCAGCTCGGGGCCGCGGTCGTTGCAGATATAGCCGGCGGCGCGCACCGGGCCGCGCGTGAACGGGTTGTTCCAGAGGCCGCCCTTGACGATGCAGTCGGCGTTGCGCACGAACGCGATCAGGAACACCGTGTCGATCAGCGTCGGGTGATTCGCGAGAATGAGCTGGCCGGCGCGATCGAGCTTGTCCAGGCCATGCACTTCGTAGCGCAGCACGCCAAGGCCGCGCATCAGGCCAACGAAGGCGCGAAAGGTCAGGCGGATGGTGGCGCGCGCGGCCCGTACCCGCGCTCCCTGCTCGCGCACGCATAGCGCCAGCAGGGGAACACGATCACGCGCAGCACCAACCCGCCCAGTCCGAAGACGGCGAAACTGAGGCCGGTCGCGAGCACGCGCCAGCAAAGGCCCAGCTTCTCAAGCATTGCGGCTCCAGGTCCAGCGCTGCGCGCCCGCGCCGCGTTCCAGACGATCGGCTTCACCCAGCTGGAAGCGCAACACTTCCAGGCCGCCGGGCGTGGCCGAGGGCGCCGCTTCCTGCTCTTCGCGGCGCCAGGACAGGCGCAGCGGACGCTCGCCTGCCGGCACCATGACCCAGGCAAATGCGTACGGCTGCTCGTCGCAGTCCTCGAAAGACGACAGCAGCGCCGGTAGCGGCTCGTCGCAGGCCACCAGCAGCACGCTTGGGGCGCCGTCGGCGAGCAGGCTGCATGCTTCGATGACGGCGTGTTCGACGCTGGCCGAGCCGGCGGCCAGCGCAATGTGGTTGGCACGGTCGGCGCGCGCGATCGAAAACAGGCCGGCGCTGGCGTTATGCACCGCCAGGCCGAAAGCGGTTGGCGAGAGCGGTTCGCCACGCGCCAGGTCCTGCAGGAGGCCGATGGCACGCCCGACTTCGCCGTGGCGCGAGCAGAATACCGTCGGCACGTCGGCTTCCTGTCCGAGACAGTCATACGCGACTTCGAGCGCCATGCGGCCCAGCAGTCCAGCACGACGGCGCAGCATCGCGGGCATGGCCGCAAGCTTCGGCCCTTCTCCAGGTTCGATGCGCCATGGCTGCGCGGCCCACTCGCTCCAGCGCGCAGACGAGGTCACGCCCGGCGCCCAGGCCGCGTGGCGGGCAATCGAGAAAGAGACCTCATTTTTAGACATGGCAGGTAGAGTAGAAAAAGTAGAAATGCAATCGTGCGCGCAGGAAATTGAACCCAAATTATAATCGCTGGTTTTGCCCGGCGGAACATTCGCTGCACTGCAACGGACCGTTTCGCAACAGATAGAGTATTTCGTCTATGCAAAAAAGGCGGAAATCCCGCGTTTTTCCAGTTAATAGCAAATTCGTGTGACATAAGTACACGATGCGGTTGAAATTGATGGATTTGACGAGAACCCTTGCGGCAGCGGGAATAGCCGTCATCGAGACACGCTGAATGGGGGGCGGCGGGCAAAAACCGGATAGTGCCACACCAAAAGACGAAAAATACTCACCGATTGTCACGGCGCAGCATTTCAGCGCAGCCGGCGGGAATCGAATCCGGTAACGAAAAAAGCGCCCCTCAAGGCGCTTTTCCATTTCCCTTCATCGCATTGTCATGACGCTTGCGCGGCAGACGGCAGCAGTTCGCGTATCGCGTCCGGCAGCGGCACCGACTTCTCTGCCGCGAAATCCACCCAGACGATTTTTGCCGCGCCTTGCGCATGCAGCGCGCCGGCCGTGCCATCGGCGCCGACCAGGCGAATCTCGTGCGAGACCTCGAAACTCGAACGGCCGGGCGGCCCCACCCAGGACGTGACTTCGATCTCGGCCGGATACTTCAGTTGTTTGATGAACGCGCATTGGGCATTGACCAGCACCGGGCCGGTAGCCGTCGGATCGGGCAAGGCGCCCACCTGCTCCAGCCAGGCGATACGCGCCGTTTCGATATAGCGGAAATAAACCGTGTTATTGACATGGCCCATCGCGTCCATGTCGCCCCAGCGCACCGGCATGCGCATCGTGTGGACCAACTTCCTGTTACTCATGCTTCGTATTGCACTTCCAATCAATAAATAGAAAAGGCGCCGCTGCCGGCGCCCGCTTCCCATATTCTACGCTGCGGCGATTTACGTTGTCATTGGGCCGTCATGCCGTCGTCGGCGGTAATGATGGCGCCATTGATGAAATGCGCCTCCTCGGCGGCCAGCAAGAGGAGCAGGCCGTCCAGGTCTTCCGGCTTGCCGGGGCGCTTCCGCGGCAGCAGCTCGATCAGTTTCTTGCCCTGCTCGGTCTCGAAATAATCCTCGTTCATTTCGGTCGAAATATAGCCGGGGCAGATGGCATTGACGTTGATGCCGTATTTGCCCCATTCGACCGCCATCGCCTTCGTCATCTGCACCACGCCAGCCTTGCTCATGCAGTACACGCCGATCTGCGGCAGCACGCGCAGGCCCGCGACCGAGGCGATATTCACGATGCGGTGCTGCTTGCGCGGGTCGCCCTTGGCGCGCTGGATCATGCGCTTGGCCGCCTGCTGCGCCACGAAGAAGGCGCCGCGCAGGTTGGTGTCCATGATGTACTGGTAATCGTCCTCGGTCACGTCGAGCAGGCGCTGGGTGTTCTGCACGCCGGAATTGTTGACGAGGATGTCGATGGGGCCGGCTTCGGTCTCGGCATGGGCAATGGCCGACTTGATGCTGTCCAGGCTGGTCACGTCGAGGTTGACGACGTGGGCGGCGCCGCCGTCGGCCTCGATCTCGGCGCGCAGCTCCTTCAGGCGTTCGGTGCGGCGCGAAGCCAGCACCACCGGGCGCCGGCGCCGGCCAGCGCTTTCGCGAAGCGCGCCCCCAGGCCGCTCGAGGCGCCCGTCACCATCGCGATTTTTCCTTCAAAGTTGACTTCGATGCCCACGTTTGCTCCTGTCCTGATGTGCTGCGGCACGGATGGTGATCAAGGCATAATGATGTCACAGATCGCGGGCATTAGATAAACACATCTAATATTGGCCCTAAAATGCCTGCCCAAGTTGCAATCGGCCCCAAAAACCCGCACACTCGTGCTTAAATTTTCCTAACCATACCAAAACCATGACAGACGCAACCAACATCCTCGAACAATACGGCCCGCGCGAAGCAATGGAGTACGACGTTGTCATCGTCGGCGGCGGCCCGGCCGGCCTGTCGGCAGCCATCCGCCTGAAGCAGCTCGCCGCTGAGAAAGGCCAGGAAGTCTCGGTCTGCGTATTGGAAAAAGGCGGTGAAGTCGGCGCCCACATCCTGTCGGGCGCGGTCATGGATCCGATTGCCCTGAACGAATTGTTCCCGAACTGGAAGGAACTGGGCGCGCCGCTCAACACCCCGGTCACCGAAGACCGCATGCTGTTCCTGACCGAGACGAAAGCGCGCACCACGCCGTCGTTCATGATGCCGAAGATGCTGACCAACCACGGCAACTACATCGTCTCGCTGGCGAACGTGGTGCGCTGGCTCGGCCAGCAGGCGGAAAGCCTGGGCGTCGAAGTCTTCCCGGGCTTCCCCGCCGCCGAAATCCTGTACAACGACGATGGTTCGGTCAAGGGTGTCGCGACCGGCAACATGGGTGTCGACCGCGAAGGCAAGCCGACCGATGCCTTCCAGCTCGGCATGGAGCTGCACGCGAAATACACCTTCTTCGCCGAAGGTTCGCGCGGCCACCTCGGCAAGCAGCTGATGGTCAAGTATGACCTGAACAAGGGCAAGGACCCGCAGTCCTACGGCATCGGCATCAAGGAACTGTGGGAAATCGACCCGGCCCTGCACAAGCCGGGCCTGGTCATCCACACCGCCGGCTGGCCGCTGGACAACAGCACCTATGGCGGCTCCTTCATGTACCACCTGGAGAACAACCAGGTGGCCGTCGGCTTCATCGTCGGCCTGGCTTACCAGAACCCCTACCTGTCGCCCTACGAGGAATTCCAGCGCTACAAAACCCACCCGGAGATCCGCAAGTTCTTCGAAGGCGGCAAGCGCATCTCCTACGGCGCGCGCGCAATCACGGCCGGCGGCCTGCAATCCTTGCCGAAGACCGTGTTCCCGGGTGGCGCCCTGATCGGCTGCGATGCCGGCTTCCTCAACACCAGCCGCATCAAGGGCAGCCACGGCGCGATCAAGACCGGCATGCTGGCAGCCGAAGCGGCCTTCGCGGCACTGGGCGCCGGCCGCCAGCACGACGAACTGGCCAGCTACCCGGCCGCTTTCGAGCAGTCCTGGCTGTACAAGGAACTGCACGCCGCGCGCAACTTCAAGCCGTGGATGGGCAAGGGCCTGTACATGGGCACCCTCATGACCGGCATCGACCAGATCGTCTTCCGCGGCAAGGCCCCCTGGACGCTGCGCCACAAGCATGCCGACCACGAGTGCCTGCAACCGGCCTCGAACTTCAAGCCGATCGTGTATCCGAAGCCGGATGGCAAGCTGACTTTCGACCGCCTGTCGTCGGTGTTCATCTCGAACACCAACCATGCCGAAGACCAGCCGGTGCACCTGACGCTGAAGAATGCCAGCATCCCGGTGGACGTCAACCTGGCGAAGTACGCCGGCCCCGAGCAGCGCTACTGCCCGGCGGGCGTGTACGAGTACGTGAAGACGGATGCCGGCCAGGACCGCCTGCAGATCAACGCCCAGAACTGCGTGCACTGCAAGACCTGCGACATCAAGGATCCGACCCAGAACATCGTCTGGGTGACGCCGGAAGGCGGCGGCGGGCCGAATTATCCGAACATGTAAGCGCAAGCTGCATGAGGAACGGGCGCCAATGGCGCCCTTTCTTTTATCCCCCGGGATGCGGGTCCGGTGCGGTACGAAAGAGGCGTGGAGTCAGGACTCCACGCTACGCTTTCCAGCCATGACGACATCGCGGCAGCCCGGTATGGAATGCGTGTATTCCAACAGGCCTGTTCGACATGGAACCTGAAGTAACGGAAGGACCGGAAATCAGCGAAGCGGAACGGGTGAGCCGCTTCGGCTGCGGCGCCCTGCTCGGTTTCTTCATCGGGCTGGTCCTCGTCATCGCGTCGGCGCCGTCCTCGACCGGCTTTGCGGTACTCGCGTTCCTCGTGCCGATGTGCGTGTGCGGCTACCTGGCCTTGAAGTACGGCGATGAGTTCTGGTACAAACTCTTCGACGGGATTTGATCGCACCAGGGTCGCGTCGAACCCGTACTCGCAGGGGCAATACCGTGGCGTGAAGTCCTGGCTTCGCGCGGTACGGTGCCGGAACAGCCGGCGCGGCGATCGGACTGAGCGTGCCTGACAAACGCTTCAGGGCAAGGCGCATCGTCGAGGACAGTACGAGCGTACGGCGAGACGATGCAAGCTCTTACGCCCCAGCCGCGAATCGCGGCTGGTCCGCGCGCGCATCGGCGCGCAGCGCGAACCAGGTCCACAGGCCGCCGCCCAGGTCGGCAAGGCCGAACACGGCCAGCATGGGACTGCCCAGGTCGAGCAAGGCGAAGCAGGTGAGGACGGCGAAGACGACGGCGCGGGTGTAGACCGAGGCTTCGAGGAAGGGCTTGTAGTTGGCCGAGACCCAGGCGTAGACGCCCAGCATGAAGACGGTCAGGCCGACGACACGTACCCAGACATCGGGGCTGGGGGGAATGCCGAAAAGGCTCAGCAGCGTGTTCGGCACGACGACGAGACAGGCGCCGAGGACGAACAGGTAGGCGGCAAAGGCTTTCGCACTGAAGGCGGATCTGGACATGGTTTCCCTGGATGAAGCGGTGCGAGACAAAGGCGGTAAAGGAGCCGATCCGCACACCGTTTCAAATCAGCAACGTTGCAAAGCCTACCATATCCACGCCGCCACCTGTCAATTCCTCCTTTCTGGTTATTGCCTAAATGCACTTGCCAAGAAAGCAAGCAGGCCCGTACACTGTATCCATCGCGCGGTGGCCACGCCTGCCGCCCGCGCACCCTATCGACAACGGACAGCGGCCGAAAGCACATGCAAGGAAAAGCAGACAGGCCGCGCCCGGCGCGTCTCCGCCCCCGATCCTTCCTGCGTCCGATAGCCAGGCTGTACAGCTGGTGGCGCCCTTTCCGGCTTGGCCAGTCCGATCTCGTCGTGATGCCCGATTCGATGGCCATCATCGTGCTCGGCCTTTGTGCACTGTATGTCGTGCCCTGCATGGGCTGGAAGGCCATCCTCGGCTACTGCGCGGCCCTGCTCCTCTCGCCCTTCTTTTTGCTGACGGTGCTGTTGATCCGGGGCGAACAGGTCCGCGTGCTGCGCATGTTCGCCGTCCTTCCCTACTGGATCCACAGCATCCCGGTCGAAGCGCAATTCGAGTTGTACGAGGCCTGGGAGGATCCGGCGCCCACCGGTGTCGCCTTCGGCTCGCTCGCCACGGACTTCCTCCACCTCGGGACGGCTGCATCGGCCGATCCCCTGTACCGGCATGTGAGCGGTCTGCTCGAGCGCGCGGGCTGGCAGCCGACCGCCATGGGCTGGGCACGGCTGGACCCGGACGGCCCCCAGGCAAGCCCCTGACCGACCCTAGCGTACCAGGCAAGGCCGCTTGGCATCGAACTTCCAGCCCGGCACCAGGAACTGCATCGCGGCCGCGTCGTCGCGCGCGCCCAAGCCCATGTTCCTGTAGGCCTGGTGCGCCTTTTCCAGTTCCGCCATGTCGATTTCGATGCCCAGTCCCGGCTTTTCCGGCACCTTCACCATGCCCCCGACGATCCTCAAAGGTTCTTTCGTGAGGCGCTGACCGTCCTGCCAGATCCAGTGGGTGTCGATCGCCGTGACCTTGCCCGGCGCCGCGGCGCCGACGTGGGTGAACATCGCCAGCGAGATGTCGAAGTGGTTGTTCGAGTGCGAGCCCCAGGTCAGGCCGAACATCTGGCACAGCTGGGCCACGCGCACCGAACCCTGCATGGTCCAGAAGTGCGGGTCGGCCAGCGGGATGTCGACCGACTGCAACTGGATCGAATGGGCCATCTGGCGCCAGTCGGTAGCGACCATGTTGGTGGCGGTCGGCAGGCCGGTGGCGCGGCGGAACTCGGCCATCACTTCGCGGCTCGAAAAGCCGTCCTCGGCGCCGCAGGGATCCTCGGCATAGGCCAGGATGCCGTGCTTGTCGCGGCAGACGCGGATCGCGTCCTTTAATAACCATCCGCCGTTCGGGTCGAGCGTGACGCGCGCCCCGGGGAAGCGCTCGTGCAGTGCGACGATGGCGTCCATCTCGGCGTCGGCCGAGAAGACGCCGCCCTTGAGCTTGAAATCGTTGAAGCCATAGCGCGCCTGGGTCGCTTCGGCCAGGCGCACGATGGCTTCCGGCGTCAAGGCTTCCTCGTTACGCAGGCGGAACCAGGCGTCGCCGGCGTCCGGCTCGGCGCGGTAGTCCAGGTCGGTCCTGTTGCGGTCGCCCACGTAGAACAGGTAGCCCAGCATCTCGACCGCGTCGCGCTGCATGCCTTCGCCCAGGAGGCTCGCCACCGGCACGTTCATGAATTGGCCGAGCAGGTCGAGCAGGGCCGATTCCACCGCGGTGACGGCGTGGATCGCGACGCGCAGGTCGAAGGTCTGCTGGCCGCGCCCGCCCGCGTCGCGCTCGGCGAAGGCGGCGCGCATGGCATTGAGCACGTTGTTGTACTCGCCCAGGGTCTTGCCGACGACGAGGGAGCGCGCATCCTCGATGGTCTGGCGGATCTTTTCGCCGCCCGGTACTTCGCCCAGGCCGGTGTTGCCGGCGCTGTCGGTGAGGATCACGATGTTGCGGGTGAACCAGGCGCCATGTGCGCCGGACAGGTTCAGCAGCATGCTGTCGCGGCCGGCGACGGGAACGACGCGCAGGTCGGTGATGGTCGGGGCGCCTGATACGGTCTTGTTCGATTGCGTGGTATGCATGGGTGGACTCGATATAAATGGATTACTTGCAGAGCGATTTGACGAGGGTGACGCGCTTGATATCGCCCACGATGAACAGGTAGCAGAAGATGGCCAGTGCCGCGTTGGCGCCCACGTAGACCAGGGCGCCGGCGAAGGAGCCCGTCCCCTGCACGATGTAGCCGATGACGATGGGCGTCGTGATGCCGGCGGTATTGCCGAAGGTGTTGAACAGGCCTCCCGACAGGCCGCCAGCCTCTTTCGGCGAGGTGTCCGCCACCACCGCCCAGCCCAGCGCACCGATGCCCTTGCCGAAGAAGGCGAGCGACATGACGGCCACGACCAGGGTGTCGGTCTCGATGTAGTTACACGCGATCATGGACATCGACAGCAGCATGCCGGTCACGATCGGCAGCTTGCGTGCGGTCGACAGCGAGTAGCCGGCTTTCGAGAGGCGGTCCGACATCCAGCCTCCTGCGATCCCGCCGAGGAAGCCCGCGATCGCCGGCAGCGAGGCGACGAAGCCGGCCTTCAGGATCGTCATGCCGCGCTCCTGCACCAGGTAGACCGGGAACCAGGTCAGGAAGAAGTAGGTCAGCGTGGTGATGCAATACTGGCCGATGTACACGCCCAGCAGCATGCGGTTGCCGAGCATCTCCTTGATGCAGGAGAGCGTGCCCACGCTGGGCGGCTGGACGCCGCGCCCGGCACCATCGATGTCGACCAGGGCGCCGCCTTCCTGCAGGTAGCGCAGTTCTTCCGCATTGATCGACGGGGGTCCTTGGGCGAGTGAATGGTCCTGAGCCAGATGAA from Massilia sp. Se16.2.3 carries:
- a CDS encoding electron transfer flavoprotein-ubiquinone oxidoreductase, which codes for MTDATNILEQYGPREAMEYDVVIVGGGPAGLSAAIRLKQLAAEKGQEVSVCVLEKGGEVGAHILSGAVMDPIALNELFPNWKELGAPLNTPVTEDRMLFLTETKARTTPSFMMPKMLTNHGNYIVSLANVVRWLGQQAESLGVEVFPGFPAAEILYNDDGSVKGVATGNMGVDREGKPTDAFQLGMELHAKYTFFAEGSRGHLGKQLMVKYDLNKGKDPQSYGIGIKELWEIDPALHKPGLVIHTAGWPLDNSTYGGSFMYHLENNQVAVGFIVGLAYQNPYLSPYEEFQRYKTHPEIRKFFEGGKRISYGARAITAGGLQSLPKTVFPGGALIGCDAGFLNTSRIKGSHGAIKTGMLAAEAAFAALGAGRQHDELASYPAAFEQSWLYKELHAARNFKPWMGKGLYMGTLMTGIDQIVFRGKAPWTLRHKHADHECLQPASNFKPIVYPKPDGKLTFDRLSSVFISNTNHAEDQPVHLTLKNASIPVDVNLAKYAGPEQRYCPAGVYEYVKTDAGQDRLQINAQNCVHCKTCDIKDPTQNIVWVTPEGGGGPNYPNM
- the gudD gene encoding glucarate dehydratase; this encodes MHTTQSNKTVSGAPTITDLRVVPVAGRDSMLLNLSGAHGAWFTRNIVILTDSAGNTGLGEVPGGEKIRQTIEDARSLVVGKTLGEYNNVLNAMRAAFAERDAGGRGQQTFDLRVAIHAVTAVESALLDLLGQFMNVPVASLLGEGMQRDAVEMLGYLFYVGDRNRTDLDYRAEPDAGDAWFRLRNEEALTPEAIVRLAEATQARYGFNDFKLKGGVFSADAEMDAIVALHERFPGARVTLDPNGGWLLKDAIRVCRDKHGILAYAEDPCGAEDGFSSREVMAEFRRATGLPTATNMVATDWRQMAHSIQLQSVDIPLADPHFWTMQGSVRVAQLCQMFGLTWGSHSNNHFDISLAMFTHVGAAAPGKVTAIDTHWIWQDGQRLTKEPLRIVGGMVKVPEKPGLGIEIDMAELEKAHQAYRNMGLGARDDAAAMQFLVPGWKFDAKRPCLVR
- a CDS encoding MFS transporter → MLGNRMLLGVYIGQYCITTLTYFFLTWFPVYLVQERGMTILKAGFVASLPAIAGFLGGIAGGWMSDRLSKAGYSLSTARKLPIVTGMLLSMSMIACNYIETDTLVVAVMSLAFFGKGIGALGWAVVADTSPKEAGGLSGGLFNTFGNTAGITTPIVIGYIVQGTGSFAGALVYVGANAALAIFCYLFIVGDIKRVTLVKSLCK